The window TAGATTATTCGTGCCTCCCCAGCATACCCATAGATCAGGGAGGAGGGACCACCGTGAAGCTTTGACAGAAGCGTTGGTAAATCTTCTCCGTAGGGTGGAAGGGGATAAGTTGCAAAGGGCATTCTCAGAAGGTAAAGAGCTTCCAGAATCGCAGTTTTTCCCACGTTGTTCCTGCCTATGAGCACATTGAACTCAGTCAGCTCCAAAGGTTTGGAAAGCCTTCTTATACCTCTGAGCTCGTGAAGCTCTAGGCTCTCAACCAACATGATTCTCTACAACTCAGTAATCCTAGGCTTTATAAATGTTCTCGGCATGCTCATAGACGCTTCTTGAGGACATTCACAATTCCTCTCAACATGGGTGTCCAGGGGAATTGAAACGAGAGGGGGAGGAGCTGAGGAGGCTTTAGAGGAAGTGAGCTTCAGGGGTCTTGGGATTCGCTCTCACAGTTCCTTCCCTATGATTAGCTCGACTCCCTCCTCCTTGGCTCTCTCCCTGAGCTCCCTCGCGATCCTGGCGTCGGCGGTCTCCGCCACAAGTATCAGCCTGGCCTTCCTCTTGTAGATCTCCTCCGCCCTCCTCGCCTTCCTGAGGAGCTTGTCCAACTCATCGGGTTCGGCGTGGGCCGTCAC is drawn from Candidatus Korarchaeota archaeon NZ13-K and contains these coding sequences:
- a CDS encoding DUF2813 domain-containing protein, with the translated sequence MLVESLELHELRGIRRLSKPLELTEFNVLIGRNNVGKTAILEALYLLRMPFATYPLPPYGEDLPTLLSKLHGGPSSLIYGYAGEARII